The region CTCTTCAGATCCgccataaattcaaaataataataataataataactttttaaGAAGCTAGCCTATGCTATATCAGTAGCCCAATATCGCCAAACCTGTGGATCAAATTGAGTTCTCCTGGAAGTCGAGGAATGCgactccccccccatccccccatcctccccgcCCAGATATTACACTAATGTACACACTTTATCCTGAAAGGCCGGGTCGATTGTGTTCACTCTTCTTGCGTGAGAGCTGTAAAATGTAGTAAAGCCTAAATTAAAAGGtgatagattaaaaaaatatatttattgagaAATCAAAATTGGCTAAAATTGCTATTGTTCATCATAATTAATCACTTCTGATTGATATAGGGTGTGGAACCACACCGCCTGTACTCAGTCAAACATTTTCTCAAATCTTTCCTCCCCACCCTGTCTCCTAGCAACAAACCCCAGAGCACGCAGAGCACCCCCTACTGCTGGCAAGGCTTTGCTGTTCACGGACACcagctctctctcgccccccatGGCCATGCAGGGGTACTACGCGGGCGGAGCAGCAGGAGCCAGAGGAGGAGACACTAATTTCTTCGGGGACCCAGTGGCCCGTGCAGCGATGGTGTACGGCTCATCCCTGGCCTTCCAGGGCAAGGACATGGCCAACAAGGAGGTgcgagagatggagggatgcagtgagaggagagagagatggagggaagtggtgagaggggagagagtgatggagggtgtggtgagagaggagagagatggagggatgtggtgaggaggagagagatggagggatgtgGTGAGAGAGGAGGTAGATGGAGGGATGTGGTGGAGAAAGAGTGGGGCATAAGGGGATCAAATACAGATGTCCTGTgcttcctctgtcctctctgcttcGAAATGGTATCACAGTGCAAAATGTCCATTTCCACAGTGACCCCGCCCCTCAATTAATATTCATTAGATGCTTCAAAGTTGTCAGTTTCTGCAGGAGGGAGGTGGAACTCTGGACGTTTAGAGCACAGAGTTGGACACCCGCTGTTCTTTTAGTGTCCAtgtgtgagtggggggtggggggggggggcggtggcgtTTGCATTAATGTTGAGTCGGAGTGTACGCTGGGAGAAGTTCTGAAATTGAAAGAATTGGATAGGattacaattcatttttaattcttccctttcatgtatttgcttatttctttttatttttttctcaccacatGTTTTGTTGCTCATTTCCTGCTATGGTTGTTGCTTTCAGTGACTTGTTTATCAAATATGAGTAATAGTCACAATTCTGCAAGAAAGGTGACTCAGTGGGAACTTGATGATTTTCAAGATGAAGGGCAGGGTGACTGCTTTTAAAGACTGTGTTTTTTGCCCTGAAGGGTTTTGTGTtccctttctcttgctctctctctctctgtctctgtctcctttACAGATCAGCCGCTTTGTGTCTGTGAACAGGCTGAAATACTTCTTCACGGTCGACACCACGTACGTCCTGAAgaagctgctgctcctcctctttccGTACGCACATCAGGTGACCCTGCCGACCGACCAATCAGCACCTTCCACTGCTGCGGGTAGCAGCATGCACACAGCTGTTCATTTTAAGGGCCTTGTGTGAGAACTTCCTTTAGCTGCAGCCCACTGGCTCTACAGGGCGAGAGCTCACCTGGACACAGGTACAGGTGTACTTTAGCTGCAGCCCACTGGCTCTACAGGGCGAGAGCTCACCTGGACACAGGTACAGGTGTACTTTAGCTGCAGCCCACTGGCTCTACAGGGCGAGAGCTCACCTGGACACAGGTACAGGTGTACTTTAGCTGCAGCCCACTGGCTCTACAGGGGGAGAGCTCACCTGGGCACAGGTACAGGTGTACTTTAGTTTGCAGCCCATTGGCTGATGGCAGAGTGAATATTCCGGAAGCTCTTCAGGCCTCAGGCTAAAAGTGTTTGAGAAATTGAAATGAGCAATGCCGTGAAACATCGCTGAAAACGCTTGTATGGTTTGAGAGGGAAACCTTATTTAGgcccatgtgcatgtgtgtgcgtgcgtgcgtgtgtgtgcgtgcgtgtgtgtgcgtgcatgcgtgtgtgtgtgtctgcgtgcgtgcgtgcgtgtccgcgtgtgcgtgcgtgcgtgcgtgcgtgtgcgtgcgtgtgtgtgtgtgtgtgcatgctcctgCTGTGCAGGACTGTCTGTGCTCTGACCTGATTAAAGGTGGTGTGTCGCAATCGCTGGGTTTGCTCATGTGTTGCTGGGGCTTGCGCCCGAtctgtgatgacatcaccaggATTGGGAAGTGCGTTACCATAGGGACATGCCCCTGACGCCCCGGAATGATGTCAACGCTCCCGACCTCTACATCCCCTGTGAGTGGAGTTCCTGTCCTACTGGCAGGAGAGAGCATGAACAAGCAGTATTTTAACAGAACGCTTCACAGCTAACATGTACATTAACATGCAATGTGAACAGTCCAGAAAGAACATTCAGTGGCAGTTTAATTTGATGCATAACAGTGTtagtgtctgtctctctcccgctctctctctctctctcagcgatGGCGTTCCTTACCTACATCCTTCTAGTGGGAATGGCGTTGGGAGTTCAGAGGAGGTACTGTCCGCTttcgaggcggggggggggggggcggggggagcagCAGTCTGTCAAGGGACAGGGTTTGTCAAACACCACACCGTACACCAACGTAACCCCACCTCTCCACAAATCTGGGGAAATCTACCCGCAAAGCACTGAAGAGTTAAGACAGACATGGCTTCACCTTACTCTGAGCAAACAGagggagctccaccaatcacaaagtACAGATAGAACAATTCCACCAGTGACTGCTGGATATCCTGGATGCAGTATCCACCAGTGGTCGTCAGTGTTGCTCTTTTGGTTATAACCAACATACGGTGTGATTGGTGCAATCCCTTTCAACATGTAAGCTGAGGACACAACTGTTTATTAAAGTCGTACCCTCCAGTCCACTCTCCCTCCACACGCGTGCACGTGTCCTGTGTGCTCTGGTGCCCCCCAGTGGTGGCCTGACCACAGTGGAGCTGCGAACAGACAGGCCTCTTCAGACTGGGCACACGTGTCCTCAACTCTTTACCACAACCTGAGCACCGATTAAACAACATATACACCTTTCCTTCCATTTTACACCCTGCTCTAATCACTGCACCTCTCACTaacctgtgtgaatgtgtctggtTCACCTGCACGTTCCCTCTGTTTTAAATCCACCAAACgggtgtgatgtcacatctTACTCACCGCGCGGCTCTGATTTCTTCTCATGGCAGAACCCAGAGAAATGTTGCAAAACAGGAAActtttatgtgggtgtgtagttttttttctcctttgcaaACTTTTACATAATTCCTTGTCTTTTGTCATGACTAACCTCATTTAATCTGTTTCACAATATTATTTCACAATTGTTAATCCACTGATTGAACATCTTATTCTTCCAATCTCATCCTCAAAATgttctccgtctctccctccatccctctggTTTaccgtccctctccctctctctcccccactccccctctctccctccatcccctctcACTCTTCTTCCTGGTttactgtccctctccctctctctccccctccctctctctctccctccatccctctggTTTaccgtccctctccctctctctctccctccatccctctggTTTaccgtccctctccctctctctccccctccctctctctctccctccatccctctggTTTAcgtcctctcccctctccctccctctctgttccatCCTCTGGTatgtcctctcctcttcccagGTCAGCCAGTGTGGCCTTGCATCAGCCTGGTCTGGGTTGTTGTGGAGGTCGTGGCCTTGGCTCTGGCTCTCTACCTGCTCACTGTGCACTCTGACCTctcgacctttgacctcctggCCTACAGTGGATACAAATATGTGGGGTGAGGAGCCAAGCCAAAGGATTCTGAgtttctctccttcactctcagATTTTAAATGAAGTGCATTATTTGCAGCTtaatacttatgtaaatattgccaaagtaTGGCTCaataaatgtaaacatgaaCAGTGATAGATAATCAGTAAATATAGCATTTAATCAGGACAGCTGTGATGGCAAACATAAGAAACAAAATATCTATAATAATaacccctcctttcctctccaaCTTTGTCAGGTCTTTGAGTCCTACCTAAGCTaataaatgatacatttatCAATGGCAATTAAATAACtacatctcccacaatgcaccttcCCCTCTCTGTTAGGATTATCCTCACGATGGTGGGAGGCCTGTTGTTTGGAAGGAATGGGTATTTCCTGTCTCTAGCCTGGGCTTCCTGttcattcatgtattttatCGTGAgtagcaagtgtgtgtgcgtgtgtgtgtgtgtgtcagagttgGCCAGTCAGCATTTTGCATGGAATATACCTGGGGATGTACGTATGCATGTTCTGTATGATTACCTTGCATAGGCAATCGCATGCACCCGGGCTGCTCAACCCCAGCTGACCCTCTCTAGCACCTCACCTGCAGCTGCTTTCTGTTTCCAGGTCCTGCAGGAACTTCGCTCTGGTTTGTATAATGTAGTTAATGCTCATGAGGGTAGTTTGGTCATTTGCATAACTCGACATAGTGTCAGTTGAGTCTGCACTTGCTTTGTTGCTCGGTCTAGATTCACATTATAGAAATAGGGTGCATTGTATCCTGTAGtatatgcatgttttgtgtgggtgagtgtgttgtATAGTGTaatttgcatgtgttttatgtgtatagtgtgtgtgctgtatagtgtgtgtgtgtgtgctgtatgttaacGTGTGTATCTGATCGTGCGTTGGCCCTGGCAGGTCCGCTCGCTGCGGGGGAagattctctcctctctctcctcgcgcTCCATGGGCCCCGGGGCCAGCGCCAAACCCCAGCTGCGCCTGtacatcaccatggcaaccgcGGCCTTTCAGCCAATCGTCCTCTACTGGCTCACCTCTCACCTGGTCAGGTGATGGAGACCCGGAGCTGTGGCAGTGGTGTGTTCTGCCCATGCGGCTGATTGGCTTTCATCTGCCAACTTTACCTGAGTGACAGGCCCTACATCCAACCAGCACGGAGAAGCGTGCTTGTagtcaaacacacaccagccacaCATACTCCTtactaacacacactgcaccaagTGGCTGTCAAACGCACACTGTGATAGGTGCATTTATGATACATAGTTTATTCCACCAAAGAACCTTCCATAATGATGCGAACATCCAGGGTCATCATGGTCATCAAATCCTCAAAAAAAAGTATACCCCAGCCTaaccctccaccccacccatccATGTTCCTGATTTCGGAGGGTTATGGGTTTTACTCAGAGCagtaatccagctaactctgtaattATGTTTCATGATGCAGGTGTCAGGTGCCTTGTAGTTTTACCAAGTCAATAAAACTACAAATCAGGCAGCAGAGCAGTGTGGAGGATAGTGAAATGGATTTGTAACTaaggggttgcaggttcagtaTCCAGGTGGGGTGCcgccactgtacccttgagctaaaggtacttcacctgagctgcttcaggtaaatatccagccgtataaatggactgtatgtgaaacataagctgtgtaagtcgctctggaaatGGCTGTcagcaaagcaaataaacattttattgttccAAACAACAAGCCTGTTTTAATTGGTGGAAGGTGGAAGTAAATGAAACTTAATTTTCCAAGCAAACTGAAAATGGAGAAGTGGAAAGCATATGtattgccacacacacacacacacacatacaccttgTATACCCcaacagtcagtcagtcagaca is a window of Anguilla rostrata isolate EN2019 chromosome 9, ASM1855537v3, whole genome shotgun sequence DNA encoding:
- the LOC135264329 gene encoding protein YIF1A-like codes for the protein MDVPHHGYRSTTNPRARRAPPTAGKALLFTDTSSLSPPMAMQGYYAGGAAGARGGDTNFFGDPVARAAMVYGSSLAFQGKDMANKEISRFVSVNRLKYFFTVDTTYVLKKLLLLLFPYAHQDWEVRYHRDMPLTPRNDVNAPDLYIPSMAFLTYILLVGMALGVQRRYCQPVWPCISLVWVVVEVVALALALYLLTVHSDLSTFDLLAYSGYKYVGIILTMVGGLLFGRNGYFLSLAWASCSFMYFIVRSLRGKILSSLSSRSMGPGASAKPQLRLYITMATAAFQPIVLYWLTSHLVR